From the genome of Triticum aestivum cultivar Chinese Spring chromosome 3B, IWGSC CS RefSeq v2.1, whole genome shotgun sequence, one region includes:
- the LOC543323 gene encoding oxalate oxidase 2, producing the protein MGYSKNLGAGLFAMLLLAPAVLASDPDPLQDFCVADLDGKAVSVNGHPCKPMSEAGDDFLFSSKLAKAGNTSTPNGSAVTELDVAEWPGTNTLGVSMNRVDFAPGGTNPPHIHPRATDIGIVMKGELLVGILGSLDSGNKLYSRVVRAGETFLIPRGLMHFQFNVGKTHASMVVSFNSQNPGIVFVPLTLFGSNPPIPTPVLTKALRVEAGVVELLKSKFAGGS; encoded by the coding sequence ATGGGTTACTCCAAAAACCTAGGGGCTGGCCTGTTTGCCATGCTGCTCCTTGCTCCGGCCGTCCTGGCCTCCGACCCTGACCCTCTCCAGGACTTCTGCGTTGCTGACCTCGACGGCAAGGCGGTCTCTGTGAACGGGCATCCATGCAAGCCTATGTCGGAGGCCGGTGACGACTTCCTCTTCTCGTCCAAGCTGGCCAAGGCTGGCAACACGTCCACCCCGAATGGCTCTGCTGTGACGGAGCTCGACGTGGCCGAGTGGCCCGGTACGAACACGTTGGGCGTGTCCATGAACCGCGTGGACTTCGCACCAGGGGGCACCAACCCGCCGCACATCCACCCGCGCGCTACCGACATTGGCATCGTGATGAAAGGTGAGCTCCTCGTTGGTATCCTCGGCAGCCTCGACTCTGGGAACAAGCTCTACTCCAGGGTGGTGCGTGCTGGAGAGACGTTCCTCATCCCACGCGGGCTCATGCACTTCCAGTTCAACGTCGGTAAGACACATGCCTCCATGGTCGTCTCCTTCAACAGCCAGAACCCCGGAATCGTCTTCGTGCCGCTCACGCTCTTCGGATCCAACCCGCCCATCCCCACACCGGTGCTCACCAAGGCTCTCCGGGTGGAGGCTGGGGTCGTGGAACTTCTCAAATCCAAGTTCGCTGGTGGGTCTTAA